The Pelodiscus sinensis isolate JC-2024 chromosome 13, ASM4963464v1, whole genome shotgun sequence genome includes a region encoding these proteins:
- the KCNE5 gene encoding potassium voltage-gated channel subfamily E regulatory beta subunit 5, with translation MNCSEALRLSPLLSRLLRQLSANASRGAAPGDDAYLYILLIMIFYGCLAGALILAYTRSRKLESKHDPYHLYIESDWSRRARLAAAAPPDCEGAEQLL, from the coding sequence ATGAACTGCAGCGAGGCGCTGCGCCTGAGCCCCCTGCTCAGCCGCCTGCTGCGGCAGCTGTCGGCCAACGCCAGCCGCGGGGCCGCGCCGGGGGACGACGCCTACCTCTACATCCTGCTCATCATGATCTTCTACGGCTGCCTGGCGGGCGCGCTGATCCTGGCCTACACCCGCTCCCGCAAGCTGGAGTCCAAGCACGACCCCTACCACCTCTACATCGAGAGCGACTGGAGCCGCCGCGCCCGCCTGGCGGCCGCCGCGCCCCCCGACTGCGAGGGCGCCGAgcagctgctctga